The following coding sequences are from one Candidatus Kapaibacterium sp. window:
- a CDS encoding RusA family crossover junction endodeoxyribonuclease: MSLRFEILGNPCPKQSVRFTKSGIKYQTKEVIQNADNIRSQIVTQLPPSFKIIDSPVKVATVYIFPPLKSFTKKMKKYIENGGLIIKSTKPDLDNLEKAINDAMQGVVIVNDALISRVVKGRYYGMTPKVIISITEITDIFVNKLN, encoded by the coding sequence ATGTCATTGAGATTCGAAATCTTAGGCAATCCATGCCCGAAACAAAGTGTAAGATTTACTAAAAGCGGTATTAAGTATCAGACAAAAGAAGTAATTCAAAATGCTGATAATATACGCTCTCAGATAGTAACACAATTACCTCCATCATTTAAGATTATTGACAGCCCTGTTAAGGTTGCAACGGTATATATCTTTCCGCCATTGAAATCTTTCACAAAAAAGATGAAAAAATATATAGAGAATGGTGGTTTGATAATTAAATCAACCAAGCCGGACTTAGATAACTTGGAAAAAGCTATTAATGATGCTATGCAAGGGGTTGTGATTGTAAATGATGCGTTAATCTCAAGAGTAGTAAAAGGCAGGTACTACGGTATGACACCGAAAGTAATAATATCAATAACAGAAATCACAGACATTTTTGTAAACAAATTAAATTAA